ATTTTCATAGAAACGAAAGAAATGGGCAAGTTTTTTATATTGGTGTAATATGGGATATAACCGTTTTAAGAGAGATTCAGGAAAAATATAATGAACAAAGACAAATGGCAATATTGGGGGAAGCAAGTGCAAGTTTGGCACATGAACTAAGAAATATGATTACTGCTATCCAAAGTGGTTTTGAACTTATGCGTCAAGAAAAAAACATAAAACAAAAGGAGGAAATAACAGGCGAGTTATATGTATCTATTTCTCGTTTGGAGGACACATTAAAAAAATTGTTGGAATTTGCAAAAAAATACCGATTAAATAAGACAAAAATATCTATTAAAGAATTAATCGAGGAACAATTTAAACAATGTATAATACAAAATAATCAGAAGTCTTCTATCGAATTTAAGATTATAGGAGATACTATCGCAGAAGTGGACACCAATCTTTTTTCGAGAGCAATTTCTAACATTTTAAAGAACAGTTTTGAGTCTATATCCAATCATGGAGAGATAAGAGTAGAAATATATGACAAAAATGATTATCATATTATAGAAATAAAAGATAATGGGGTGGGTATAGAAAAGGAGAATCTGGGAAAAATTGGAACTCCTTTTTTTACGACAAAAGCACAGGGAACAGGGTTAGGATTGACAATAACAAAAAAAATTATTGAAAGTCATGGAGGTAAATTAGAAATACAAAGTGAAAAAGGTGTCGGAACGAATGTTTTAATTATATTACCGTTTGAAAAAGGATAGTTTTATGCAAGGAAGAATATTGGTTGTAGATGATGAAAAATTAATTCGATGGAATATTATCGAAAAATTAAACCAGATGGGATTTATAACAGAAGAAGCAGGTAATGTAGTGGAAGCGAAACAAATTGTGCATAAAAAAATGTTAGACCTGGCTATTGTTGATTTAAGGCTTCCTGATGGCGAAGGTATGGATATATTGAAAGAGATATCTATTAAGCAACCTGGCGTGCCTGCAATTATGATTACGGCTTATTCAAGTGTTTCTAATGCTGTAGAAGCCATGAAAAATGGTGCCTTTGATTATATTAGTAAACCCTTCGAAATTGATGAACTTATGCTCAGAATTCAAAGGGCAATAGAACAATCTCATTTAAGAAATTCTATACAAGTGGGATTGCAACAAAATAAAAGGATTTTCAATCTCAGCCATATTATTGGTAAAAGTCCTAAAATTCAAGAGGTAAAACAGATTTTAAAAAGAGTGGCGGAATCTCCAAGTACTACAATACTATTATTGGGAGAAAGTGGAACAGGGAAAGATATAGCCGGTAGAGTAATACATTATGAATCAGAAAGGGCTATATATCCCTTTATGAATATTACCTGCACAGCCTTACCAGAAAATTTATTAGAGTCAGAACTTTTTGGATATGAACAAGGTTCTTTTACTGGAGCTGACCATCTTAAAAAAGGTTTGTTTGAACTTGCAAATTATGGAACTGTGTTTATGGATGAAATAGGGGATACCCCTTTATCGGTTCAGTCTAAAATTCTTAGGGTACTTGAAGAAAAAGCGTTTAAGAGAATAGGAGGAACTGCAGATATTTATGTAGATGTCCGTGTAATTGTAGCCACTAATAAAGACCTTGAGGAAATGGTGCGTGCAGGGACTTTTCGTGAAGATTTGTATTACAGATTAAATGTAGTGCCTATCGTTTTACCACCCCTTAGAGAAAGATGTGAAGATATACCTTTATTAGCCGAACATTTTTTAAATTTATTTAATAAAGAATTTAGAAGGAATCGTAAAGGTTTTTCAGATGAAGCAATGAGCAAATTACTTTCTTATCATTGGCCTGGAAATGTTCGAGAACTGAGGAATGTTATTGAAAGGGCTGTATTATTGGGCAAGGATGAAATAATACAGGGTGATGAAATTATATTAGGACGAGTAAGTTTTGGGGGAGTAAGGACTATGAATAATGAATTTGTATTATTACCTCCATCAGGATGCTCACTGGATGATGTAGAAAAGTCATTAATTCGTCAGGCATTAGAAAGAACAAACTGGAATTTAACTCGTGCAGGGGCTTTATTAAATATAACAAGAGACCAGGTCAGATACAAAGCAGAAAAATACGGGCTAAAACCTGAAAATAATAAATAACATATTTCTATTTAAAATATAAAGCAGTAGTAATTAATACTACTGCTTTATGCTTAACAATTAATAATTTACTTTATCAAACCTACGCAATAATTATCCTCACTTTCACCGGGACATGCATGGTAACCACCACTATTAAAGAACTGTATTAATCTTAATAGTTCAGTAAGAGATATGGACCAATCTTGCGGATAGTAATCACTACCATGCGGTCTGCATGATTTGTCTCCATCCAATCCGGGAAGATAACCATCTTCAGATGTTTCTGGTGCTACCGCACAATGATAACCGCCCGAATTAAATAACTGGATTACGCGTAATAACTCAGATAATTGTATTCTATTATCACCATTCTGGTCGGCAGAATGTTCTGTCGGAATTTCTCCCTCAGAAGAGCCTTCTCCCTCTACAATTCCTTCTCCTTCAATTGTTCCTTCACCTTCGGTTATTCCCTCAGTTGTGCCTTCGAGTGTTCCTTCGACAATCCCTTCACCTTCGGTTATTCCTTCAGGTGTTCCTTCGATGACACCTTCATCTTCAGGGATTCCTTCGATAGTGCCTTCTCCTTCAGGAATACCTTCGGGTGTTCCTTCAATAATACCCTCGCCTTCAGGAACAATTTCTACAAAGTTTGCTGTGATATTTCTATTTTTTGTCATACTTAATTGAATAGTAGGGGAATTGGCATCTTTTGTTTGTATATCACCTGACCAATTCAGGAAAGCCCATCCACTTGCTGGGGTTGCAGTGATTGTAACTGTTTCGCCATCCCAATACGGATAAGTTCCCGGAGATGGATTGGTTGTTCCAGAACCACTTACAAATACTGTCAGTTTCCACTGGGTAGACATTAGTTGTAATTGTCCACGGATTTCTCCATTCGGGTAATTTTGAGAACTTATCAAGAAATAATATAGTCCCATAGCAATTTCAGCTGCTTGACTGTTCTCAATTTCAGAATAGAAAGAAAGATTAGAAGGATTCCCGATATCAAAAACAACAGGGCCATTTACACCCGGCAAACCTTTATTAATAGTCATTCCCGTAGGATTAAGTACTGAATGCGTCCCAGATAAAGATATAGTATAGTTGTCACTACCGGGAACAGGTTGTAATACTCCGAAGGCCTGTCCGTAGGCTCCTGTAGATATAGGAGGAACAACCTGGAAACCCGTCATAGGATTCGCAATAACGAAAATGCCTTCTGGAGGAATAGGTCTTAAAACAACAAGTTTTGCCATAGCAGATGCAGTAGTCTTCACCGAATCCGTTGCTTCACACCAATATTCGCCAGCAGAATCATAAGTTACATCAGGGATACTTAGAATATTTGAGGGGGAACCAATAGGCACTCCATCTTTATACCATTGATATGTGATAGTCCCTAACCCTCCTGCGGTTGTTACTTGAAAATTCAAGTCACCTCCAACAAATAAATATGTATCTGATGGATTTTGTATAAAGCTAAGAGCGTCTACTACGGTTAGTGTTGCTATATTTGATGTAATAGTTTCAAAATTGTCCTGAACTTCGCAGAAATAATTGCCGGCTGTTTCTGTTTGGACATTTGAGAGGAGCAATTGTGGTGAGTTAACCCCTAAGTTAATATTAATACCTCCTGCTAATCGTTTGTACCAACGATATTGAACATTCCCTAAACCTCCGTCAATTACTACGGAAAATGTGTGTGTTGTCCCTTTGTAAACAGTAGCGGATTGGGGATGTTGAATAAAAGACATCCAATTAGCAACTTGTAAAACAGCGGGAGCACTTGTTGCACCTGCGTTTTGGTCTGAAACGAAACAGGTATATGTTCCTGAATCGGAGGGTTGTAAGTTCTCCAACACTAAAACAGGTTCTGTATATGGAATATCTACTCCATTTTTTCTCCATTGGTATCTATACGGTGGATACCCACCGGATATTGCAACTTCAAAGGTATGACTTTCACCGGTATGTTTTAATGCACCTTGAGGCTGAATATCAAAGTTAAACGGTGGGAATACTTGTAATGTTGCTTGTTCGGATGTGAGCATTTCTCTTGCATCTGTAACGATACACCAATAATTTCCCGCATCAGTTTCTTGTAAGGGATATAAGAATAGTGTAGAAGAGTCTGTTCCAACATGTTCTCCATCATGTACCCATTGATAATGCACTCCTCCTAAACCTCCTGTTACTCCAATTGTAAATGTGAAATCGTAACCAAGAATTCCAGAACCAGAAACAGGTTGTTGAATAATTTGCATATGTTCTGCAACTTCCAGAAATGCGGAATTCGATGTAATGTTATATACATCATCATAAATCACACATGTGTAATAACCCATATTTTCCAGTTGTGCATTTTCTATTGTTAATGTAGCGTCTTCGGCACCTTCAATGACTTCACCATTAAATTTCCATAAATAATGTAGTGTTCCATTGGGCTCTCCGGCAATAACAGGAACGAAAGTAAAATTTTCTCCAATATAGACACCGCCTCCTTGTAAGGGTTGTTCAAAGCGAATACGATTTAATATGGTTATTTCTGCCGTTTGAGATATAACCTGTTCTGAACCGCTATTCACAACACACCTATAAGAACCGCCATCTGATAATTGGATAGGATTAAAAGATATTGTTTTCTGTGTTTTACCTTCTAAATTTACCCAATTCACACCGTCCCATTTTTGCCATTGATAAGTAGGGAGATTATTTCCTCCACGAACATCAACAGACATGGTGTGACTATCTTCACCTGGAACAAGATTTTGTGCACCGACAGGCTGTTCTGTAATCACCAAAGGTGTGTATTGCACTTCTAATTTAGCTGGTGAGGAACGGCGAGTCCAGAGACTATCGCATATAGTTACAGTGAAATAACGGGGTTTAGTTGTAGGTAGTGGATAAGAAATTGTTAAGTCCTCTGTATATACAGGACTTCCAATAGTAGAGAAGTCATCTATTTTTATTTCTTCCCATTTGTATACCTGCGGTATGCCATTATTCTCTCCGCCTACCTGTTCAATAGAGAATGTAACCGGTGTGCCTGAGGTAACGGATTGTGATTCAGGTTGTGCTGTTATTTGTAAAGGTGGATTTTGAATAGATTCATTAACCATCCATGCCTGGCGATTACCACCGGCTAAAACATAAGAATCATAATTGTTTCTTGAATCATGGTTTAAGTTCCCTGTAGATGCCAATAATTCAGGATGGCAATGGAATTTTGAACAATTAAAATTACCTACAAATTCTTCAACTGTTCTGTCAATTTCCGAGCCATAAATTTTTATAGTAACGGGTGTTCCATTTGCGTCTATAGTTACTTCTATATCTTCTGTTTTTAATTCCGCCAAAATATTTGGTAAAACATCGCGTAGTACAGTATAAATGATAACCCTAAATACACTCTTTAGATGGTCTATTCCTGTAGATTCTCCCACAGTCATATAACCTGCAATTAAATTGACCATAGCATTTTTGAATAGCGGGCTTTGTTGCTCTAATAATTGCCAGAGAGTGGGAACACCTTCAAAATTACTTACAAATTGACTTACACATAAAGTTGTTACACCAAGTTTTACGCATACATCTTTATCCCCTGTGGTTATTGTAGTGCTACCTGTTAAACCATAGGCTTTTACCTGAACATTTCGAATGGTGATTTGTAATGTTTCTACTACTGCTTTGTTATAAGCAAAGTCATCTCGTATAGTCTGAACTTCATTAGCATTAAGATTTCCTAAAACACGAGACATGTCACCATTTAAAACAGCACCTAACATATCGAAATGATCATTATCGTTTATACCGTTACAATCATTGTCCGCATTGGAAAAATAAGGACTTGTTTGACACTGAACCTGTCTCCATGCACCAGGTTGGGGTTGTCCATATTCATCAATATAGTCATACCAGGTAGGCAGAAAGTCTGCCAGAGCGCTGTCTAATGTATTAAAGATAAAGTCAATATCATATTGGTCTTGAAAACATTGTGAAAAGGCAGTTGAAACTGTTATAGATAACAGTAACAAAATTAAAACACTTATAATGGCTATGCACCGACAATTTTTTATCATAATACAGTCTCCTAAAATATTTTTTCTTTTTTTCAACTTCTAATAACATTTTATCATAAAAAATTATCATATTAAAATAAAAATAACATTTATTTTTTTACTTTATTTTATAGATTGTTTTTGAAATATTCGGGAGGTAAGATTAATTGGATGGAGGGTATAACAAAAAAATGGTGGACCTGAGGGGGATCGAACCCCTGACCTCCGCATTGCGAACGCGGCGCTCTCCCAACTGAGCTACAAGCCCACGCTGAATATAATTTTATCACAGAGTAAAAGAAAAAATAAAACTTTCAGGATATTTTGCGTTGGAGTAAATCAAGGAATTCTTTTCGTGTAATATCGTCGTTATGAAAACTCCCCAAAACAGATGATGTGGTCATAACGGAATTTTGTTTTTCAACACCCCGCATCATGCAACAAAGATGTTTGCATTCCATTACAACACCAACACCTTCCGCGTGAGTATAATCCATGATAGCTCGTGCAATCTGGGCTGTTAGTCGTTCTTGTATCTGGAGACGACGAGCATAAAAATCAACGATACGAGCAATTTTACTTAAACCAATTACTTTTTTCTGTGCTATGTATCCTACATGACATCGTCCAAAGAAGGGAAGCATGTGATGTTCACAAAGACTATAAACTTCTATATCTCTCGATATTATCATATTATTACTTTCAGCCTGGAAAATAGCATTATTTATAATGCTTTGCAAGTCTTTTCGATAACCAGAAGTTAGAAATTCATAGGCTTTTGCCACACGATAGGGAGTTTTTTTTAATCCTTCTCTATCTGGGTCTTCTCCAATTTCAATTAAAAGTTCACGGATAAGTTCGGCGACTTTGTCAATATTCATGCAAGAATTCCTTCCATAATTTTTTTGTAAGATTACAGTTTATTTTTAATTTATGTATTTCGTAACAAGATACGAAAGAAAGTAAAGGAA
This sequence is a window from Candidatus Hydrogenedens sp.. Protein-coding genes within it:
- a CDS encoding sigma-54 dependent transcriptional regulator, whose amino-acid sequence is MQGRILVVDDEKLIRWNIIEKLNQMGFITEEAGNVVEAKQIVHKKMLDLAIVDLRLPDGEGMDILKEISIKQPGVPAIMITAYSSVSNAVEAMKNGAFDYISKPFEIDELMLRIQRAIEQSHLRNSIQVGLQQNKRIFNLSHIIGKSPKIQEVKQILKRVAESPSTTILLLGESGTGKDIAGRVIHYESERAIYPFMNITCTALPENLLESELFGYEQGSFTGADHLKKGLFELANYGTVFMDEIGDTPLSVQSKILRVLEEKAFKRIGGTADIYVDVRVIVATNKDLEEMVRAGTFREDLYYRLNVVPIVLPPLRERCEDIPLLAEHFLNLFNKEFRRNRKGFSDEAMSKLLSYHWPGNVRELRNVIERAVLLGKDEIIQGDEIILGRVSFGGVRTMNNEFVLLPPSGCSLDDVEKSLIRQALERTNWNLTRAGALLNITRDQVRYKAEKYGLKPENNK
- a CDS encoding immunoglobulin domain-containing protein, whose translation is MIKNCRCIAIISVLILLLLSITVSTAFSQCFQDQYDIDFIFNTLDSALADFLPTWYDYIDEYGQPQPGAWRQVQCQTSPYFSNADNDCNGINDNDHFDMLGAVLNGDMSRVLGNLNANEVQTIRDDFAYNKAVVETLQITIRNVQVKAYGLTGSTTITTGDKDVCVKLGVTTLCVSQFVSNFEGVPTLWQLLEQQSPLFKNAMVNLIAGYMTVGESTGIDHLKSVFRVIIYTVLRDVLPNILAELKTEDIEVTIDANGTPVTIKIYGSEIDRTVEEFVGNFNCSKFHCHPELLASTGNLNHDSRNNYDSYVLAGGNRQAWMVNESIQNPPLQITAQPESQSVTSGTPVTFSIEQVGGENNGIPQVYKWEEIKIDDFSTIGSPVYTEDLTISYPLPTTKPRYFTVTICDSLWTRRSSPAKLEVQYTPLVITEQPVGAQNLVPGEDSHTMSVDVRGGNNLPTYQWQKWDGVNWVNLEGKTQKTISFNPIQLSDGGSYRCVVNSGSEQVISQTAEITILNRIRFEQPLQGGGVYIGENFTFVPVIAGEPNGTLHYLWKFNGEVIEGAEDATLTIENAQLENMGYYTCVIYDDVYNITSNSAFLEVAEHMQIIQQPVSGSGILGYDFTFTIGVTGGLGGVHYQWVHDGEHVGTDSSTLFLYPLQETDAGNYWCIVTDAREMLTSEQATLQVFPPFNFDIQPQGALKHTGESHTFEVAISGGYPPYRYQWRKNGVDIPYTEPVLVLENLQPSDSGTYTCFVSDQNAGATSAPAVLQVANWMSFIQHPQSATVYKGTTHTFSVVIDGGLGNVQYRWYKRLAGGININLGVNSPQLLLSNVQTETAGNYFCEVQDNFETITSNIATLTVVDALSFIQNPSDTYLFVGGDLNFQVTTAGGLGTITYQWYKDGVPIGSPSNILSIPDVTYDSAGEYWCEATDSVKTTASAMAKLVVLRPIPPEGIFVIANPMTGFQVVPPISTGAYGQAFGVLQPVPGSDNYTISLSGTHSVLNPTGMTINKGLPGVNGPVVFDIGNPSNLSFYSEIENSQAAEIAMGLYYFLISSQNYPNGEIRGQLQLMSTQWKLTVFVSGSGTTNPSPGTYPYWDGETVTITATPASGWAFLNWSGDIQTKDANSPTIQLSMTKNRNITANFVEIVPEGEGIIEGTPEGIPEGEGTIEGIPEDEGVIEGTPEGITEGEGIVEGTLEGTTEGITEGEGTIEGEGIVEGEGSSEGEIPTEHSADQNGDNRIQLSELLRVIQLFNSGGYHCAVAPETSEDGYLPGLDGDKSCRPHGSDYYPQDWSISLTELLRLIQFFNSGGYHACPGESEDNYCVGLIK
- the folE gene encoding GTP cyclohydrolase I FolE, which encodes MNIDKVAELIRELLIEIGEDPDREGLKKTPYRVAKAYEFLTSGYRKDLQSIINNAIFQAESNNMIISRDIEVYSLCEHHMLPFFGRCHVGYIAQKKVIGLSKIARIVDFYARRLQIQERLTAQIARAIMDYTHAEGVGVVMECKHLCCMMRGVEKQNSVMTTSSVLGSFHNDDITRKEFLDLLQRKIS